Sequence from the Microbacterium faecale genome:
CTTTCTGTTGCACTTTCTCGCGGATTTCTCCGGGTGGGTGTTACCCACCGCCCTGCCCTGTGGAGCCCGGACGTTCCTCGGCGCGCTCACGCGCGACGCGACCGCCCGGCCGACCCATTCGCTGTGGTCCAGTGTACGGGGCGCGTCAGAGTCCGGATTCCGCGGTGCGGACGAGGATGCAGGAGCACTCGGGGCAGTGCACGATCTCGTCGTCGGCTGTGCGCGCGATCTGCGCGAGGTCGTTCGGGGAGAGCGTCATCGTGCAGCCGCCGCAGGTGCCGCGGTGAAGGAGGCCCGCTCCCGCTGTGCGCTTCGCGATCCGCTGGTAGTCCGTCAGCAGAGCCTCGGGGATCTTCGCCGTGATCTCGGCGCGATCGCTCGACAGGCTCGCGACCTCCGTCGCCGCCGATTCGACCGCGGTCTTGCCCTCCGCGCTGAGACGACGCCCCTCGTCGGTCGTCTCCTCGAGCTGACGCTGCTGGTCAGCGAGATCCGCCTCGGCGACCTGGAGGTCCTCCATGAGCTCGAGCTCCCGCGTCTCGAGCTTGTCGATCCGTGCGGCGAGCGACGCGATCTCGGTCTCGAGTGCGCGCGCGTCGCGAGCGATCGCCGTTGTGCCGAGACGATCGCGGTCGCGCTGCTGTCGCGCCCTCGCCACCTCGATATCGCTCTCGACGCGCTTCAGTTCGACACGCACGTCGTCGCGCAGGTTGGTCTTCTCGACGAGCGCTCGACCCTGCTCGTTGCGCAGCGCGACGAGCTCCTTCACGCGTGCGGCCTGCGGAGGATGGGAACGTGCCGCTTCCGCGCGCTCGAGCGCGCGATCCAGAGCGACGAGGTCGAGCACGAGCAGTTGGTCAGACGGGGTCGCTTTCACGTGGGTCCTGCCGGGATCGAACCGACGACAACCTGGGTGTAAACCAGGTGCTCTACCAGCTGAGCTAAAGACCCGTGCGGCAAGTCTACGCGGATCCGTCGTCGGACGATGGCGCGGGGCACCTGTCACTATCGATAGGCTGGGGGCATACGTGTGCCGGAGCG
This genomic interval carries:
- a CDS encoding zinc ribbon domain-containing protein codes for the protein MKATPSDQLLVLDLVALDRALERAEAARSHPPQAARVKELVALRNEQGRALVEKTNLRDDVRVELKRVESDIEVARARQQRDRDRLGTTAIARDARALETEIASLAARIDKLETRELELMEDLQVAEADLADQQRQLEETTDEGRRLSAEGKTAVESAATEVASLSSDRAEITAKIPEALLTDYQRIAKRTAGAGLLHRGTCGGCTMTLSPNDLAQIARTADDEIVHCPECSCILVRTAESGL